A genome region from Polypterus senegalus isolate Bchr_013 chromosome 7, ASM1683550v1, whole genome shotgun sequence includes the following:
- the LOC120533057 gene encoding myosin light chain 5-like encodes MASRKTKKKEGGAKRAQRASSNVFSMFEQTQIQEFKEAFTLIDQNRDGFIDKEDLKDTYASLGKLNVKDDELEGMLKEATGPINFTMFLNLFGEKLHGTDPEETILNAFKMFDPENKGHIPKDVLQQMLMTQADKFTMEEVQQMFQSSPIDQAGNLDYKSLCYIITHGEEKEE; translated from the exons ATG GCAAGCAGAAAGACCAAGAAGAAGGAGGGAGGTGCCAAGCGTGCCCAGAGAGCCTCGTCCAATGTCTTCTCCATGTTTGAACAGACTCAGATCCAGGAGTTTAAAGAG GCGTTCACGCTGATCGATCAGAACAGGGATGGGTTTATCGATAAAGAGGACCTCAAAGACACTTACGCTTCTCTTG GTAAACTGAATGTTAAAGATGATGAGCTGGAAGGCATGCTAAAAGAAGCCACGGGGCCCATCAACTTCACAATGTTCTTAAATCTGTTTGGAGAGAAGTTACATG GTACGGACCCTGAAGAAACAATACTTAACGCCTTTAAAATGTTTGATCCGGAAAACAAGGGacacattcccaaagatgt GTTACAGCAAATGCTTATGACGCAGGCGGACAAGTTCACAATGGAGGAG GTCCAGCAAATGTTCCAGTCTTCTCCAATTGACCAGGCGGGCAATCTGGACTACAAGAGCCTGTGTTACATCATCACACATGGAGAGGAAAAGGAAGAGTAG